From Paenibacillus sp. V4I7, one genomic window encodes:
- a CDS encoding DUF441 domain-containing protein, whose product MNGDLLLVILIIIGLIGRSPIITTAACILLAIKLIGLDRFFPTMERRGLELGLLFLTIGVLVPFASERISMKDILSVFTTWPGIIALLGGAIATYMNGKGLELLKIDPQLIVGLVIGSIFGIIFMRGIPVGPLMAAGITAFLLKLAYFISDKMP is encoded by the coding sequence ATGAATGGCGATTTGCTCTTAGTTATTCTCATTATTATTGGACTCATTGGACGATCACCCATCATTACGACCGCGGCTTGCATTTTACTTGCGATTAAACTTATTGGTTTAGATCGTTTTTTCCCCACGATGGAGCGCAGAGGATTGGAACTTGGGTTGCTGTTCTTGACGATAGGGGTCCTGGTCCCCTTTGCCAGCGAGCGCATTTCTATGAAGGATATCCTATCGGTATTCACCACTTGGCCTGGAATCATCGCACTACTTGGCGGAGCTATTGCTACTTATATGAATGGAAAAGGGTTGGAACTGCTAAAAATAGACCCACAATTAATTGTGGGTCTTGTGATTGGTTCTATATTTGGCATTATATTTATGCGCGGCATTCCGGTTGGCCCTTTAATGGCAGCCGGAATAACGGCTTTTTTATTAAAGCTAGCTTATTTTATTTCGGATAAAATGCCTTGA
- a CDS encoding 2-phosphosulfolactate phosphatase, which yields MHIEVVANIGEARSDEFLHKTVIVVDVLRATSTIITALINGCKAIVPVETVLKAKELFREGDLLGGERFCKKIPGFDFGNSPLEYTKAAIQGKRIILTTTNGTRGIQKAMKADHVLAGALLNSRACARAAVDFKRDTVILCAGTQDVFSLEDGLCAGLILEELSFLLGDKNMAVNDFGMAMRGCYLQSKDTLFETILACSNGKKMNKSGFRADLIVCAKPNTTDQVPILERDQMVLMHL from the coding sequence ATGCATATCGAGGTTGTCGCCAACATTGGCGAAGCTAGAAGTGACGAATTTCTTCATAAAACCGTCATTGTCGTTGATGTTTTACGTGCAACTAGCACGATCATCACCGCACTGATTAACGGTTGCAAAGCCATTGTTCCTGTGGAAACAGTTCTGAAAGCCAAAGAGTTATTTCGTGAGGGTGACTTGCTTGGAGGTGAGCGTTTTTGCAAAAAGATTCCTGGTTTCGATTTCGGTAATTCGCCACTGGAATACACAAAAGCAGCTATCCAAGGCAAGCGAATTATTCTTACAACCACAAATGGAACAAGAGGTATTCAGAAAGCGATGAAAGCCGATCACGTGTTAGCGGGAGCCCTATTAAATAGCAGAGCCTGTGCAAGGGCCGCGGTCGATTTCAAACGGGACACCGTTATTTTGTGTGCAGGAACCCAAGATGTTTTTTCATTGGAAGATGGGCTTTGCGCAGGTCTTATCCTTGAGGAATTATCCTTTCTGCTCGGTGACAAAAATATGGCAGTCAATGATTTCGGCATGGCTATGCGGGGATGTTATTTGCAATCAAAGGATACGTTGTTTGAGACCATATTAGCCTGCAGTAATGGAAAGAAAATGAATAAGTCTGGTTTCCGGGCAGATTTGATTGTGTGCGCCAAACCGAATACCACAGATCAAGTTCCCATATTGGAACGAGATCAGATGGTACTGATGCATCTTTGA
- a CDS encoding phosphosulfolactate synthase, whose product MEVTSHLKWNPVLADPTGQRQAKPRTLGKTMVMDKGLGLNAFQDLLSTSSSHLDMIKIGFGTSPLYPQHVLKSKINSAKESGICIYPGGTFLEVAIRQNAVSSFFDMLIALGFNGVEISDGTIEMERKLRNELIARGLEEGFEVITEYGKKGWGSSIELEELIETVLIDTELGAKLVTIEARESGMGVGIFDKNGKCKDDELQRVLSAIPGQQLLWEAPLKSQQVHLISMLGPDIHLGNISPDELMALEALRRGLRSDTLSLGTRKD is encoded by the coding sequence ATGGAAGTGACCTCTCATTTGAAATGGAACCCCGTTCTAGCCGACCCCACAGGACAAAGGCAGGCTAAACCAAGGACGCTGGGTAAAACGATGGTGATGGATAAAGGATTAGGCTTGAACGCCTTCCAAGATTTACTCAGTACGTCAAGCAGCCATCTGGATATGATCAAAATTGGCTTCGGTACCTCGCCGCTTTATCCTCAGCACGTGCTTAAAAGTAAGATAAACTCAGCAAAAGAAAGCGGTATATGTATTTACCCGGGTGGTACCTTTCTGGAGGTTGCCATCAGACAGAATGCAGTAAGCTCTTTTTTTGACATGCTCATCGCACTTGGTTTTAATGGTGTTGAAATTTCCGACGGGACGATTGAGATGGAGCGCAAACTTCGAAATGAGCTTATTGCCAGAGGATTGGAAGAAGGTTTCGAGGTCATTACCGAATATGGTAAGAAAGGCTGGGGATCCTCCATTGAGTTGGAGGAATTAATTGAAACGGTTTTAATCGACACGGAACTCGGGGCTAAATTGGTAACCATAGAAGCTCGAGAATCGGGCATGGGCGTTGGGATTTTTGATAAAAACGGAAAATGTAAGGACGACGAACTGCAACGAGTACTTTCTGCAATTCCTGGGCAGCAGCTCTTATGGGAAGCACCGCTCAAAAGTCAGCAGGTGCATTTAATTAGCATGCTAGGCCCAGACATCCACTTGGGTAATATTTCACCGGATGAGTTGATGGCGTTAGAAGCGTTACGGAGAGGACTCCGTTCTGATACGTTGTCTTTAGGTACCAGAAAGGATTAA
- a CDS encoding YqhV family protein, protein MNKIVLTMASLRMMSGSIEIIAAIVMLRLATVEKALLVNSGLALVGPLVLLATTTIGLVGIAEKLSYGKMLWVIAGVSCLFIGILKK, encoded by the coding sequence ATGAACAAAATTGTCCTAACGATGGCTTCGCTGAGGATGATGTCAGGGAGTATTGAGATTATTGCAGCCATCGTGATGCTGAGGTTGGCGACGGTGGAGAAAGCGCTGCTGGTGAACTCAGGACTGGCTCTAGTAGGTCCTCTAGTACTTCTAGCAACAACGACGATTGGATTAGTAGGTATAGCAGAGAAACTATCATATGGCAAAATGCTCTGGGTGATTGCGGGAGTAAGTTGTCTCTTTATTGGTATTTTAAAAAAGTAA
- the spoIIIAA gene encoding stage III sporulation protein AA, whose amino-acid sequence MLDSIAYLLPQTFRFLLAGLPPDVQASVEEIRVRESRPLEISWGDRYTFVGERGEMVTQETKAYKPTQQDCLTLLEMLTNHSLYTFEEELRRGYITIAGGHRVGLAGRTVLDQGHVKQIRDVSSFNIRIAREIKGVGQEILPQLFDPLLRSIHHTLIISPPQHGKTTLIRDLARLISRGEWGANNVSTAGKKVGVVDERSELAACVKGVPRFDLGPRTDVMDGCPKAEGMMMMIRSLSPDVLIVDEIGRPEDANAIHEAVHTGIRVVATAHGADYEDVRRRPVLKQLLDEGVFTRYVILHRRKGASASYRILDCQGKPLELYPVRKG is encoded by the coding sequence ATGCTCGATTCGATTGCGTACTTACTGCCTCAAACTTTCCGATTTCTCTTAGCAGGACTGCCGCCGGACGTACAAGCTAGTGTTGAAGAAATAAGGGTGAGAGAGTCACGGCCTCTTGAGATTAGCTGGGGTGATCGTTATACCTTTGTGGGCGAACGGGGGGAAATGGTGACTCAGGAAACGAAGGCATACAAGCCAACACAGCAGGACTGTCTTACGTTGCTAGAGATGCTCACGAATCATTCCTTGTATACCTTCGAGGAAGAACTGCGTAGAGGCTATATCACGATTGCTGGTGGTCATCGAGTAGGACTAGCAGGGCGAACTGTTTTGGACCAGGGACATGTCAAGCAAATACGTGATGTGAGTTCATTCAACATAAGGATTGCCCGAGAGATCAAGGGTGTCGGCCAAGAGATTTTACCACAGCTATTCGATCCTTTACTAAGAAGCATCCATCATACGCTCATTATTTCACCTCCACAGCACGGAAAAACAACACTGATCCGTGATCTGGCAAGATTGATTAGCCGGGGAGAGTGGGGGGCGAATAACGTATCGACGGCTGGTAAGAAAGTGGGAGTCGTGGATGAACGATCAGAATTGGCTGCTTGTGTCAAAGGGGTGCCTAGATTCGATCTGGGGCCACGAACAGACGTTATGGATGGTTGTCCGAAGGCGGAAGGCATGATGATGATGATTCGCTCGTTATCACCAGATGTTCTGATTGTGGATGAGATTGGGCGTCCAGAAGATGCGAACGCCATCCATGAGGCTGTTCACACCGGGATTCGCGTCGTAGCCACTGCGCATGGTGCTGATTATGAGGATGTACGCAGGAGGCCGGTTCTGAAGCAGCTGTTGGACGAGGGGGTATTCACGAGGTATGTCATCCTGCATAGAAGAAAAGGAGCATCGGCTTCTTACCGCATCTTGGATTGTCAGGGCAAGCCCTTGGAACTCTACCCTGTGCGTAAAGGATGA
- the spoIIIAB gene encoding stage III sporulation protein SpoIIIAB — MLKFVGGVLIIGAATLFGFLKAAHYVRRPKQIRVLISALGRMETEIMYALTPLPEAFASLSKQVAEPLSSLFRITSERLLKSDGKSTREIWQWSVNDVWTRTSMKQAEQEVVLQLGTVLGLTDRSDQIKHLRLAISQLQTEETDSREEQRRYEKMWKSLGVLIGALIVILMY; from the coding sequence ATGCTGAAATTTGTCGGTGGGGTTCTTATTATCGGTGCTGCTACATTGTTTGGTTTCCTAAAGGCTGCGCACTATGTAAGGCGTCCCAAACAAATCCGTGTCCTTATCAGTGCATTAGGGAGAATGGAGACGGAAATCATGTACGCACTCACACCGCTGCCTGAAGCCTTCGCCTCACTGAGCAAGCAGGTCGCAGAACCGCTTTCTTCCTTATTTCGAATAACTTCAGAGCGTTTATTGAAAAGTGACGGTAAATCCACCCGCGAGATTTGGCAATGGAGTGTCAATGATGTATGGACAAGAACTTCGATGAAGCAAGCGGAACAAGAAGTGGTGCTGCAGCTGGGAACCGTTCTTGGACTCACAGATCGAAGTGATCAAATCAAACATTTACGGCTCGCTATTAGCCAACTTCAAACGGAAGAAACCGATTCTAGGGAAGAGCAGAGGCGCTACGAGAAAATGTGGAAAAGCCTCGGTGTCTTAATCGGAGCATTGATCGTGATATTGATGTATTAA
- the spoIIIAC gene encoding stage III sporulation protein AC, producing MNVDVNAIFQIAGIGIIIAMIHSVLKQMGKEDMAHWVTVIGFVVVLFMVVSMLDHLFKEIKTIFLFQ from the coding sequence ATGAACGTAGATGTGAATGCCATTTTCCAGATCGCCGGCATCGGCATCATCATCGCGATGATCCATTCGGTGCTCAAACAGATGGGCAAAGAGGATATGGCACACTGGGTCACGGTCATTGGCTTCGTGGTCGTGCTCTTTATGGTCGTCAGTATGCTCGATCATTTATTTAAAGAAATCAAAACGATCTTCCTATTCCAATGA
- the spoIIIAD gene encoding stage III sporulation protein AD → MEIIQIVGLGLIVTILTLIIKEQKPMFAFLLAAFTGIMIFLFLIGKISSVIQVLEDLAQKSSINMVFLKTILKIIGVAYIAEFGAQIVRDAGQESIASKIELSGKVLIMVMAIPIISVIIETVVKLLPA, encoded by the coding sequence ATGGAAATCATCCAGATCGTAGGTTTAGGACTCATCGTTACGATATTAACACTCATCATCAAAGAGCAGAAGCCAATGTTCGCTTTCTTGTTGGCAGCATTTACAGGCATCATGATTTTCTTGTTCCTGATCGGTAAAATTTCTTCTGTTATCCAGGTGCTCGAGGACTTAGCTCAAAAATCAAGTATCAATATGGTTTTTCTCAAAACGATTCTGAAAATCATTGGTGTTGCTTACATCGCTGAATTCGGTGCTCAAATCGTGCGAGATGCCGGTCAAGAATCCATTGCCTCCAAGATCGAGCTTTCTGGGAAAGTGCTCATTATGGTGATGGCTATTCCAATTATTAGCGTCATCATAGAGACCGTCGTTAAACTGCTCCCTGCTTAG
- the spoIIIAE gene encoding stage III sporulation protein AE gives MNLLYSHQKLNNRWIILFIMTMGLWLGLTGTMAAESPTDVIIKEQANHLNTEPVEQYWDKLMKDYGGYFPESKTPTFMELLLGTKGISMKSIFKGLLSYVFHEIIINGKLLASIVILTIFSMILETLQSSFERNTVSKLGYSITYMVLIIIAINSFSIAIGYAKTAISSMMQFMIAIVPLMLTLLASMGNVTSVAILHPLIVFMIHSVGTAIYVFVFPLLFFSAVLHIVSSLSEKYKVTQLANLLRTISLGMLGVFVTVFLGVISIQGTAGAVRDGVGIRTVKYITGNFVPVVGRLFSDATETVIGASLLVKNAIGLVGVVILILLCAFPAIKILTLAFIYNLSAAIMQPLGDSPIIACLQTIGKSLIYVFAALAAVSLMFFLALTIMITISNVSVMMR, from the coding sequence ATGAATCTACTTTATTCGCACCAGAAGCTGAACAACCGCTGGATCATTTTGTTCATAATGACAATGGGCTTATGGCTTGGATTGACGGGCACTATGGCCGCTGAATCGCCTACGGATGTCATTATCAAGGAGCAGGCCAACCATCTGAATACGGAACCTGTTGAGCAATATTGGGATAAGCTCATGAAGGATTACGGCGGTTACTTCCCCGAAAGTAAGACACCAACCTTCATGGAATTGCTGCTTGGGACCAAAGGCATTAGCATGAAGAGCATTTTCAAAGGGCTGCTAAGCTATGTGTTCCACGAAATCATCATTAATGGAAAGCTGCTTGCTTCGATCGTTATACTGACGATTTTCAGTATGATTCTCGAAACGCTGCAAAGCTCCTTTGAAAGAAACACGGTCAGCAAGCTAGGTTATTCAATTACCTATATGGTTCTGATTATTATAGCTATCAACAGCTTCAGCATAGCAATCGGTTATGCCAAAACAGCCATCTCTTCCATGATGCAATTCATGATTGCCATTGTTCCTTTGATGTTAACGCTTCTAGCTTCCATGGGCAATGTCACATCTGTGGCGATATTACACCCTCTGATTGTGTTCATGATCCATTCAGTTGGCACAGCGATATATGTGTTTGTATTCCCGTTGTTGTTCTTTTCGGCTGTTCTGCACATCGTAAGCTCCCTTAGCGAGAAATACAAAGTCACCCAGCTAGCGAACCTGCTGCGCACAATAAGTTTAGGTATGCTCGGGGTATTCGTCACTGTTTTCCTTGGTGTTATATCGATTCAAGGGACTGCGGGAGCGGTTAGAGATGGCGTTGGGATTCGAACGGTAAAATACATTACCGGAAACTTTGTCCCCGTTGTAGGACGGTTATTCTCGGATGCAACTGAGACAGTGATTGGAGCATCGCTGCTTGTAAAAAATGCAATCGGACTCGTTGGGGTTGTCATTCTAATCTTGTTGTGTGCGTTTCCGGCAATCAAAATTTTAACGCTAGCTTTCATCTATAACTTATCCGCAGCGATCATGCAGCCCTTGGGAGATAGTCCGATTATAGCTTGCTTACAAACGATAGGTAAGAGCTTGATTTATGTGTTTGCGGCACTGGCAGCAGTCAGCTTAATGTTCTTTCTGGCACTAACGATCATGATTACAATCAGTAATGTCTCCGTGATGATGCGGTGA
- the spoIIIAF gene encoding stage III sporulation protein AF has protein sequence MDWLAGWLKSVIMVIMLATFVDLLLPSNTMQRYVKTVMSLFILLTLLSPVLQLFQKDWDIDQLIGQAEQRQNEKTMLASSGGGNPYMKSLDVITKDAQKLQEAGQKQSQQMIQHQLAELMKEDLQKQTELIIQDVQVLAQIDNNGKPAITKVRVTLDDIETTKQVKSTSASRSIAVMEPLKPIDPIRIEPTTKLQGSNLSDKEAAALPKLSSRMEQEVDHLKQKIVRDWIVEPAQIDIQLKQRNERIAR, from the coding sequence ATGGATTGGTTAGCGGGATGGCTAAAAAGCGTCATTATGGTCATTATGTTGGCTACATTTGTTGATCTATTACTTCCCAGCAATACGATGCAGCGATATGTCAAAACGGTTATGAGTTTGTTCATCTTGCTCACGCTGTTATCTCCAGTACTTCAATTGTTTCAAAAGGATTGGGATATCGATCAATTGATCGGTCAAGCGGAACAGCGGCAAAACGAGAAAACAATGCTTGCGAGCAGCGGCGGCGGAAATCCATATATGAAATCGCTCGATGTGATTACGAAGGATGCCCAAAAGCTTCAAGAAGCAGGACAAAAACAATCACAGCAAATGATTCAACATCAACTGGCTGAGCTGATGAAAGAGGATTTACAGAAGCAAACAGAGCTGATCATCCAAGACGTTCAGGTGCTGGCGCAAATCGACAATAACGGGAAACCTGCTATAACGAAAGTCAGGGTAACCCTTGATGATATAGAAACGACGAAACAGGTTAAATCAACATCAGCCTCCAGAAGCATAGCTGTCATGGAGCCACTCAAGCCAATTGATCCGATACGGATCGAACCAACAACGAAGCTGCAGGGAAGTAACCTAAGTGACAAAGAAGCAGCTGCTCTGCCTAAGTTATCGTCACGAATGGAGCAAGAGGTTGACCATCTCAAGCAAAAAATCGTGCGTGATTGGATCGTGGAGCCTGCACAGATTGATATCCAATTGAAACAACGGAATGAAAGGATTGCGAGGTGA
- the spoIIIAG gene encoding stage III sporulation protein AG — protein sequence MGTLLQWMEHKFGGGPGGPKRKNTLLWVVMIGLLGAALMIMNAFMTVKDVDPINTGRASPQPSKETFLNSTSKENSAFHDYEAAYQTQLKEILQKIVGVGDVEVLVTIESTEEMTVDKNYNDNQQMTTERDNGGATRNISQVTRSGEVVVYQVSGDQKPLVLKYIKPKIRGVIVVAKGAENLTVKKMITEAVERGLDVQASRISILPRKTGG from the coding sequence ATGGGAACATTGCTGCAATGGATGGAGCACAAATTCGGCGGAGGTCCGGGAGGACCCAAACGCAAGAACACGCTCTTGTGGGTCGTTATGATTGGACTCTTGGGAGCTGCGCTGATGATTATGAATGCATTTATGACTGTAAAAGATGTTGATCCCATCAATACGGGCAGGGCCTCTCCGCAACCCAGCAAAGAAACATTTCTCAACAGTACATCCAAAGAAAATTCTGCCTTTCATGATTATGAAGCGGCCTATCAAACACAGTTAAAGGAGATTCTGCAAAAAATTGTTGGTGTTGGCGATGTTGAAGTGCTCGTTACAATTGAGTCGACCGAAGAAATGACGGTCGACAAAAATTACAATGACAATCAGCAAATGACGACAGAACGCGACAATGGTGGAGCGACACGGAATATATCCCAGGTAACGCGGAGTGGTGAAGTGGTTGTCTATCAAGTTTCCGGTGACCAGAAACCGCTTGTGCTCAAATACATTAAACCGAAAATCAGAGGCGTCATCGTTGTCGCCAAAGGCGCTGAGAATCTCACAGTGAAAAAAATGATTACTGAAGCTGTAGAGCGAGGACTTGATGTGCAAGCGAGTAGGATCTCTATTTTACCCCGCAAAACAGGGGGATGA
- a CDS encoding SpoIIIAH-like family protein, giving the protein MNAKRQTIWLVSMLSLMVVLSAYYLFTEDVNKLDLATTETINKTQEVKIDMSQVDPANAAKTDVKATTGGDAKVDTKAVTPQNSTKTDAKTDVKTDAKTTTTQDASNAKPDTAKTDDQVLKIVEEQARTTSASDYFTNEQMKQRDYFSKTSSDLMEIIIDSKKTPEAVAKATNDLAKLTDIQEKVENLQDVLMKDFPQAIINQDGNKWKVTVQSDKLEKSQGVTIVDMVMKELGTGPENIKIQYVRP; this is encoded by the coding sequence ATGAATGCGAAAAGACAAACAATTTGGCTCGTTTCTATGCTTAGTTTAATGGTGGTGCTTTCCGCCTATTATCTGTTCACAGAGGATGTCAATAAGCTTGATTTAGCCACAACGGAAACGATCAATAAAACACAAGAAGTGAAGATTGATATGAGTCAGGTTGACCCTGCGAATGCTGCGAAAACTGATGTGAAAGCGACAACTGGTGGAGATGCGAAAGTCGACACGAAAGCTGTAACACCGCAAAATTCAACAAAAACAGACGCGAAAACAGATGTTAAAACCGATGCTAAAACAACGACGACACAAGATGCTTCCAATGCGAAACCAGATACGGCCAAAACGGATGATCAAGTTCTGAAGATTGTTGAAGAGCAAGCGAGAACGACATCAGCTAGCGATTATTTCACGAATGAGCAAATGAAACAAAGAGATTATTTCAGCAAAACATCCTCTGATTTAATGGAAATCATTATCGATTCGAAAAAGACACCTGAAGCTGTAGCCAAAGCGACAAATGACTTAGCGAAACTGACAGATATTCAAGAAAAAGTAGAAAATTTACAAGATGTGCTTATGAAAGACTTCCCGCAAGCCATCATTAATCAAGATGGAAACAAGTGGAAAGTGACAGTTCAAAGCGATAAATTGGAGAAAAGCCAAGGTGTAACAATCGTTGATATGGTGATGAAAGAGCTTGGTACAGGTCCGGAAAATATTAAGATTCAATATGTTCGTCCTTAG
- the accB gene encoding acetyl-CoA carboxylase biotin carboxyl carrier protein, whose amino-acid sequence MFKLSEIKELIKLVDQSSLQELEIENEGARLSIRKPNKTESVYVTAPVQHTYAPIGQANMGNTAPAAALEASIPATTGHAKQEDSSLHKIVSPMVGTFYQSASPGSAPFVSVGSKVGDKNVVCIVEAMKLMNEIEAEIKGEIVEVLVDNGQLVEYGQPLFLVRPE is encoded by the coding sequence ATGTTCAAATTGAGTGAAATCAAAGAGTTGATCAAACTCGTCGATCAATCCTCTTTACAAGAGCTTGAAATCGAAAATGAAGGTGCACGCCTTTCTATTCGCAAGCCGAATAAAACGGAGTCTGTCTATGTAACGGCCCCCGTTCAACACACGTATGCTCCGATCGGTCAAGCAAACATGGGTAACACAGCACCTGCTGCCGCTCTCGAAGCTTCTATCCCTGCGACTACTGGACATGCTAAGCAAGAGGACTCATCTTTACATAAGATAGTTTCACCGATGGTAGGAACCTTCTATCAATCTGCTTCTCCTGGCTCTGCTCCTTTCGTAAGTGTTGGCTCCAAAGTAGGTGACAAAAACGTTGTCTGTATTGTGGAAGCTATGAAATTGATGAATGAAATCGAAGCTGAAATTAAAGGTGAAATCGTTGAAGTGCTCGTAGATAACGGTCAGCTTGTAGAGTACGGACAACCTTTATTTTTAGTTAGACCAGAGTAA
- the accC gene encoding acetyl-CoA carboxylase biotin carboxylase subunit yields MKFHKILIANRGEIAVRIIRACRELGIYTVAVYSEADRDALHVRLADEAYCIGPTASKDSYLNFTNLMSVATLTECDAIHPGYGFLAENADFAEICESCNITFIGPSPDAISRMGDKAVAKQTMKEARVPIIPGSDGLVENIDDAIVIARDIGYPIIIKATAGGGGKGIRIAENEETLVQQITAAQQEAQNAFGNAGIYLEKYLTGMKHVEIQILADKHGNVVHLGERDCSVQRRRQKLVEEAPCPILTAETRTAMGQAAVRAAKAVNYSGAGTLEFLLGPDGNFYFMEMNTRIQVEHPVTEMITGIDIIQEMIHVAEGNPLSFAQEDVRINGWAIECRVNAEDPNRNFMPSPGQVKFYLPPGGFGVRVDSAVYPGYTIPPHYDSMIAKLIVWGNTREEAIARMKRALTEFAVEGVNTTIPFHLKLLEHKKFIKGDHDIKFLEEHDVNDPES; encoded by the coding sequence ATGAAATTTCATAAAATCCTAATAGCGAACCGCGGAGAAATTGCTGTTCGTATTATCCGAGCTTGTCGTGAGCTTGGCATTTATACAGTGGCTGTTTATTCGGAAGCTGATCGTGATGCGCTTCATGTGCGTCTAGCCGACGAAGCCTATTGTATTGGGCCGACTGCCTCCAAGGACAGCTATTTGAACTTCACCAACTTGATGAGTGTTGCTACGCTAACAGAATGTGATGCGATCCATCCAGGATATGGCTTCTTAGCAGAAAATGCGGACTTCGCAGAAATTTGCGAGAGCTGCAATATTACATTTATCGGTCCTTCCCCAGATGCGATAAGCCGAATGGGTGATAAAGCGGTTGCCAAGCAAACGATGAAAGAAGCGAGAGTACCGATCATTCCAGGTTCAGACGGTTTGGTTGAGAACATTGACGACGCGATCGTCATTGCTCGAGATATCGGTTACCCGATCATCATTAAAGCGACAGCAGGCGGCGGCGGTAAAGGTATACGTATTGCCGAGAACGAGGAAACACTCGTACAGCAGATTACGGCAGCGCAGCAAGAAGCACAAAATGCTTTTGGCAACGCAGGTATATATTTGGAGAAATACTTGACAGGCATGAAGCATGTTGAGATTCAAATTTTAGCTGATAAACACGGTAATGTTGTTCACTTAGGTGAGCGTGACTGTTCCGTACAGCGCCGTAGACAGAAGCTTGTTGAGGAAGCTCCTTGCCCGATTCTGACAGCTGAAACACGCACAGCGATGGGGCAAGCGGCCGTTCGTGCAGCGAAAGCCGTTAATTATTCCGGTGCAGGAACCCTTGAGTTCCTACTCGGTCCCGATGGTAATTTCTACTTCATGGAAATGAACACGAGAATCCAGGTTGAGCATCCCGTAACCGAAATGATTACAGGAATCGATATCATCCAAGAGATGATTCATGTAGCAGAAGGCAATCCATTATCTTTTGCACAAGAAGATGTCCGCATCAATGGATGGGCTATCGAGTGTCGTGTGAATGCGGAGGATCCGAATCGGAACTTCATGCCTTCACCGGGCCAAGTGAAGTTTTACTTGCCGCCAGGTGGTTTTGGTGTTCGTGTTGACAGTGCGGTATATCCGGGCTACACAATCCCGCCACACTATGATTCTATGATCGCTAAGCTTATTGTTTGGGGAAATACGCGAGAAGAAGCGATTGCCCGCATGAAAAGAGCACTCACTGAGTTTGCGGTGGAAGGTGTGAACACAACGATTCCCTTCCATTTGAAGCTGCTTGAGCACAAGAAATTTATCAAGGGTGACCATGATATTAAGTTCTTGGAAGAGCATGATGTCAATGATCCAGAATCGTAG
- a CDS encoding Asp23/Gls24 family envelope stress response protein: MSTIAPDYVKTDMGSIQIAPEVIEIIAGLATVEVQGVAGMSGGLAGGIAELLGRKNLSKGVKVEVGQREAAIDVSIIIEYGNRIPEVASDIQQNVKQAIESMTGLNVVEVNVHIHDVHFKLADKPVEEETAAAHRVK, encoded by the coding sequence ATGAGCACAATCGCTCCGGATTACGTCAAAACAGACATGGGCAGCATCCAAATTGCCCCCGAGGTTATCGAAATCATTGCCGGTTTGGCAACGGTGGAAGTGCAAGGAGTAGCGGGGATGAGTGGCGGATTAGCTGGCGGCATTGCTGAATTGCTTGGACGTAAGAATTTGTCCAAAGGCGTAAAGGTAGAAGTCGGACAACGTGAAGCAGCCATTGACGTCTCCATCATTATTGAATATGGCAATCGAATTCCTGAAGTTGCAAGCGACATTCAACAAAATGTGAAGCAGGCAATTGAATCGATGACAGGCTTAAATGTTGTTGAAGTCAACGTGCATATTCATGATGTTCATTTTAAATTGGCAGATAAACCGGTTGAAGAAGAAACAGCAGCTGCCCATCGTGTGAAATAG